Proteins encoded by one window of Microbacterium testaceum:
- the cydD gene encoding thiol reductant ABC exporter subunit CydD: MKPVDPRLLRYATTSRGFFAVTAAIVLAQTGTIIGFAWALTSALVGVITGRPVGELWGFVGVAASLVLLRGLLGAASERVSARGAAAASLQLRAAVIGAVGRLGPAWLARRNAASLAVTAGHGLEALDAYFGRYLPQLVATAITMPILIGAIALADPLSGLIVVLTIPLIPLFMVLIGWATRGVQQKQYRTLGRLAARFADTVEGLGTLKAFGRQHRAADTIETITRDYKRETMTVLRVSFLSGFALEFLASISVAIVAVTIGFRLLSGDLSLLVGLFVLLLAPEAYLPLRQVGVQFHAASEGVAATDEIFDTLDAARSAREGRIPDATTSTLGSTVTLEQVRVHREGHALPRVSLSVGPGRVVLVTGPSGVGKSSLIAALLGYAEHDGEVRVDGVAVPHARDAVAWAGQRPGLVSGTVAENVVLGSPLDSGRISVALADAGASDIDPGIVLGAGGAGLSGGQAQRVAVARALYRARVGAVPVLVLDEPSSALDADTEAHLWKTLRREADAGRGVLLVSHRRSARAIADEVVELTPPRESPGFVASAAPEATNPGDSRGVQEVRS, from the coding sequence ATGAAACCCGTCGACCCCCGGCTGCTCCGCTACGCCACCACCTCCCGCGGCTTCTTCGCGGTGACCGCGGCGATCGTCCTCGCCCAGACGGGCACGATCATCGGATTCGCCTGGGCGCTCACCAGCGCCCTGGTCGGCGTGATCACGGGCCGACCGGTCGGCGAGCTGTGGGGGTTCGTGGGGGTCGCGGCATCCCTCGTCCTGCTCCGCGGGCTCCTCGGGGCGGCCTCGGAGCGCGTGTCGGCCCGGGGGGCGGCCGCGGCGTCGCTGCAGCTGCGGGCGGCCGTAATCGGCGCGGTTGGACGCCTCGGCCCCGCCTGGCTCGCTCGCCGTAACGCCGCCTCGCTGGCGGTCACGGCGGGCCACGGTCTCGAGGCGCTCGACGCCTACTTCGGCCGGTATCTGCCGCAGCTGGTCGCCACCGCCATCACGATGCCGATCCTCATCGGGGCGATCGCGCTCGCCGACCCACTGTCGGGCCTGATCGTTGTCCTCACGATCCCCCTGATCCCCCTGTTCATGGTGCTGATCGGCTGGGCGACCCGCGGCGTGCAGCAGAAGCAGTACCGCACCCTCGGCCGCCTGGCGGCGCGCTTCGCCGACACCGTCGAGGGCCTGGGGACCCTCAAGGCCTTCGGCCGGCAGCATCGCGCGGCGGACACGATTGAGACGATCACGCGCGACTACAAGCGCGAGACGATGACAGTGCTGCGCGTGTCGTTCCTCTCGGGGTTCGCGCTGGAGTTCCTGGCATCGATCTCGGTCGCGATCGTGGCGGTCACCATCGGCTTCCGCCTGCTCTCGGGCGATCTGAGCCTGCTCGTCGGTCTGTTCGTGCTGCTGCTCGCCCCCGAGGCGTACCTGCCCCTGCGCCAGGTGGGCGTGCAGTTCCACGCCGCGTCCGAGGGGGTCGCGGCGACCGACGAGATCTTCGACACGCTCGACGCCGCGCGCTCCGCTCGAGAAGGGCGGATTCCGGATGCCACGACCTCGACGCTCGGATCGACGGTGACGCTCGAGCAGGTCCGGGTGCACCGCGAGGGACACGCGCTGCCCCGCGTATCGCTGTCGGTAGGTCCCGGAAGGGTGGTGCTCGTGACCGGCCCGAGCGGCGTCGGGAAGTCGTCGCTGATCGCCGCTCTCCTCGGGTACGCCGAGCACGACGGCGAGGTGCGCGTCGACGGCGTCGCCGTCCCGCACGCCCGCGACGCGGTCGCCTGGGCGGGCCAGCGGCCGGGGCTGGTGTCGGGCACGGTCGCCGAGAACGTGGTGCTCGGGTCCCCCCTCGACTCCGGGCGCATCTCCGTTGCCCTGGCCGACGCCGGCGCATCAGACATCGACCCCGGGATCGTGCTCGGTGCGGGAGGAGCGGGCCTCTCGGGCGGCCAGGCGCAACGCGTCGCGGTCGCGCGGGCCCTGTACCGCGCGCGAGTCGGCGCGGTGCCGGTGCTCGTGCTCGACGAGCCCTCTAGCGCCCTGGATGCCGACACCGAGGCCCACCTGTGGAAGACCCTCCGCCGCGAGGCCGACGCCGGCCGCGGCGTGCTCCTCGTCTCGCACCGCCGCTCCGCCCGCGCGATCGCCGACGAGGTGGTCGAGCTCACGCCCCCGCGCGAGTCGCCAGGATTTGTCGCTTCGGCGGCGCCTGAAGCGACAAATCCTGGCGACTCACGCGGGGTGCAGGAGGTGCGGTCGTGA
- the cydB gene encoding cytochrome d ubiquinol oxidase subunit II yields MDLAYLWFWIVAFLFVGYFVLDGFDFGVGMSIPFLGKDDIARRQIINTIGPVWDLNETWVIVAGAALFASFPEWYATLFSGFYLPLLAILIALIARGVSFEYRHQRDSLKWKRAFDRMIFFGSAAPAFLWGVAFANIVQGVPLDADHEYVGTVLTLLNPYGILGGLTTLTLFFVHGVYFVALKTDGQVRADARSLAKKAGVLTIALAALFLGWTIVNAANAEAPLLLGVVALAGVAALTLIGSWVANLRDREGTAFTLGAVTIVAAVAALFFALFPNVMPSTLAAGSSLTIDNASSTDYTLTIMSWAALIFLPLILAYQGWTYWVFRKRVTRARIEKAALVAH; encoded by the coding sequence ATGGACCTCGCATACCTCTGGTTCTGGATCGTCGCCTTCCTCTTCGTCGGCTACTTCGTGCTCGACGGTTTCGACTTCGGCGTCGGCATGTCGATCCCGTTCCTCGGCAAGGACGACATCGCCCGCCGGCAGATCATCAACACGATCGGCCCCGTGTGGGACCTCAACGAGACCTGGGTGATCGTCGCCGGCGCCGCCCTGTTCGCCTCGTTCCCCGAGTGGTACGCGACCCTGTTCAGCGGGTTCTACCTGCCGCTGCTCGCGATCCTCATCGCCCTGATCGCCCGCGGCGTCTCGTTCGAGTACCGCCACCAGCGCGACTCGCTGAAGTGGAAGCGCGCGTTCGACCGGATGATCTTCTTCGGCTCGGCCGCCCCGGCGTTCCTGTGGGGCGTCGCCTTCGCCAACATCGTGCAGGGCGTCCCCCTCGACGCCGACCACGAGTACGTCGGCACCGTGCTGACGCTGCTCAACCCCTACGGCATCCTGGGCGGGCTCACGACCCTCACCCTGTTCTTCGTGCACGGGGTGTACTTCGTGGCCCTCAAGACCGACGGCCAGGTGCGCGCCGACGCCCGCTCGCTCGCGAAGAAGGCGGGAGTGCTGACCATCGCGCTGGCCGCCCTGTTCCTCGGCTGGACGATCGTGAACGCCGCGAATGCGGAGGCGCCCCTGCTCCTCGGTGTCGTCGCCCTGGCCGGTGTCGCCGCCCTGACCCTCATCGGGTCGTGGGTCGCGAACCTCCGTGATCGCGAAGGCACCGCCTTCACCCTCGGAGCCGTGACGATCGTCGCCGCCGTCGCAGCCCTGTTCTTCGCCCTGTTCCCGAACGTCATGCCCTCGACGCTCGCCGCGGGCTCGAGCCTCACGATCGACAACGCCTCGAGCACCGACTACACGCTCACGATCATGAGCTGGGCGGCGCTGATCTTCCTGCCGCTGATCCTGGCGTACCAGGGCTGGACGTACTGGGTGTTCCGCAAGCGCGTCACCCGCGCCCGCATCGAGAAGGCCGCGCTCGTCGCCCACTGA
- a CDS encoding cytochrome ubiquinol oxidase subunit I translates to MEWLDPLALARWQFGLTTLYHFLFVPLTLGMSLAVAIFQTVWYRTGDVRWLHITRFFGKVFLINFAMGVVTGIVQEFQFGMNWSAYSRFVGDVFGAPLAFEGLLAFFLEATFIGLWIFGWDKLPRLAHLASIWMASIGATLSAYFIIAANAFMQNPVGYQMSADGHRAELVDFWAMLTNPVALAAFPHTIFAGWMFAAMVIVAVSAWHMARGRNTEMMRKTLRFGLWSTVVSFVLVAIVGDQLSLVMVATQPMKMAAAEATFNTVCGQDASFSIFTLGTPDGTSELFSIRVPFLLSILSTHSLDGCVEGINDLNTLYSQQMFPQFADQVDGNFAPVLWVTYWAFRWMIALGGIAALVSVVGLWVTRKKATRPVAGWMWRIAIWAAPLPMLASLVGWVFTEMGRQPWIVFGLMLTQDGVSPSVPGWSVLISLVAFTLVYLTLAIVEFGLIVKFAQRGPEPLPDPDAEHDDSVENTPTTVY, encoded by the coding sequence ATGGAGTGGCTCGACCCCCTCGCCCTCGCCCGCTGGCAGTTCGGGTTGACGACGCTGTACCACTTCCTCTTCGTGCCCCTGACCCTCGGGATGTCGCTCGCCGTGGCGATCTTCCAGACGGTCTGGTACCGCACGGGGGACGTGCGGTGGCTGCACATCACGCGCTTCTTCGGGAAGGTCTTCCTGATCAACTTCGCGATGGGCGTGGTCACCGGCATCGTCCAGGAGTTCCAGTTCGGCATGAACTGGTCGGCCTACTCCCGCTTCGTCGGCGACGTCTTCGGCGCCCCGCTCGCCTTCGAGGGTCTGCTCGCCTTCTTCCTCGAGGCCACCTTCATCGGCCTCTGGATCTTCGGGTGGGACAAGCTCCCCCGCCTCGCACACCTCGCGAGCATCTGGATGGCGTCGATCGGCGCCACCCTGTCGGCGTACTTCATCATCGCCGCCAACGCCTTCATGCAGAACCCGGTCGGGTACCAGATGTCGGCGGACGGTCACCGCGCCGAGCTCGTCGACTTCTGGGCCATGCTCACCAACCCCGTGGCCCTCGCGGCCTTCCCCCACACGATCTTCGCGGGCTGGATGTTCGCGGCCATGGTCATCGTCGCCGTCTCGGCCTGGCACATGGCACGCGGGCGCAACACCGAGATGATGCGAAAGACGCTCCGCTTCGGACTGTGGTCGACGGTGGTGTCGTTCGTCCTCGTCGCGATCGTCGGCGACCAGCTGAGCCTCGTGATGGTCGCGACCCAGCCGATGAAGATGGCGGCAGCCGAAGCGACCTTCAACACCGTCTGCGGGCAGGATGCCTCGTTCTCGATCTTCACGCTCGGCACGCCCGACGGAACGAGCGAACTGTTCAGCATCCGCGTGCCGTTCCTGCTCAGCATCCTGTCGACGCACTCGCTCGACGGCTGCGTCGAGGGCATCAACGACCTCAACACCCTGTACAGCCAGCAGATGTTCCCCCAGTTCGCCGACCAGGTCGACGGCAACTTCGCCCCCGTGCTGTGGGTCACCTACTGGGCATTCCGCTGGATGATCGCCCTCGGCGGCATCGCGGCGCTCGTCAGCGTCGTGGGCCTGTGGGTCACCCGCAAGAAGGCCACGCGCCCCGTCGCCGGCTGGATGTGGCGCATCGCGATCTGGGCCGCTCCCCTGCCGATGCTCGCGAGCCTCGTCGGGTGGGTGTTCACCGAGATGGGCCGTCAGCCCTGGATCGTGTTCGGCCTGATGCTCACGCAGGACGGCGTCTCGCCGAGCGTGCCCGGCTGGAGCGTGCTGATCTCGCTCGTCGCCTTCACCCTCGTCTACCTCACCCTCGCGATCGTCGAGTTCGGTCTCATCGTGAAGTTCGCGCAGAGGGGCCCCGAGCCGCTGCCCGACCCCGATGCCGAACACGACGACTCGGTCGAGAACACCCCGACCACGGTCTACTAG
- a CDS encoding PadR family transcriptional regulator, protein MSVRLSLLAILDRGACYGSQLRAEYERRTGARVNVGQVYTTLERLERDGLVQGAGIDDEARVLWDLTDDGRGEARAWLSGASLVEGRDDVALKIALAVTLPGADVPGILSVQRDATRAALAEVDEELPDAVPAAIVRAARRERLEADLRWLDEVEELAAGAESFDLSEDRPRRGRPARSAV, encoded by the coding sequence GTGTCCGTTCGTCTGAGCCTGCTCGCGATCCTCGATCGCGGCGCCTGCTACGGCTCGCAGCTGCGCGCGGAGTACGAACGGCGCACGGGGGCCCGGGTCAACGTCGGGCAGGTGTACACCACCCTCGAACGCCTCGAGCGCGACGGTCTGGTCCAGGGGGCCGGCATCGACGACGAGGCGCGAGTGCTCTGGGACCTGACGGACGACGGCCGGGGCGAGGCGCGAGCCTGGTTGTCCGGTGCCTCGCTGGTCGAGGGTCGCGACGACGTCGCCCTCAAGATCGCGCTGGCGGTGACGCTCCCCGGGGCCGATGTCCCCGGCATCCTGTCGGTGCAACGCGACGCGACCCGCGCGGCGCTCGCCGAGGTCGACGAGGAGCTGCCGGATGCCGTGCCCGCGGCGATCGTGCGCGCAGCGCGCCGCGAGAGGCTCGAGGCAGACCTGCGCTGGCTCGACGAGGTCGAGGAGCTCGCCGCCGGAGCGGAGTCCTTCGACCTGTCCGAGGACCGTCCGCGCCGCGGACGACCCGCGCGCAGCGCCGTCTGA
- a CDS encoding heavy-metal-associated domain-containing protein, giving the protein MTEQRLDLGLTSPRSSGGGCGDGCGCGHGAAASPASPSRADAGASTVLRVEGMTCDHCVRAVTEELNALDGVEVVDIDLRADDASLVRITSTGAADETALSAAIDEAGYTLIR; this is encoded by the coding sequence ATGACCGAACAGCGCCTCGACCTCGGCCTCACCTCGCCCCGCTCCTCCGGCGGCGGCTGCGGCGACGGATGCGGGTGCGGCCACGGGGCCGCGGCATCCCCCGCCTCCCCCTCCCGCGCGGACGCGGGGGCGTCGACGGTCCTCCGCGTCGAAGGGATGACCTGCGACCACTGCGTGCGCGCGGTGACCGAAGAGCTCAACGCCCTCGACGGCGTGGAGGTCGTCGACATCGACCTGCGCGCGGATGACGCGTCGCTCGTGCGCATCACCTCGACGGGCGCGGCCGACGAGACCGCCCTGAGCGCCGCGATCGACGAAGCGGGCTACACGCTCATCCGCTGA
- a CDS encoding metal-sensitive transcriptional regulator has protein sequence MHGYEGHKDDLLKRLRRAEGQVRGIARMVDDDQYCIDILTQVSAVTKALENVALSLLDDHLSHCVAEAAAQGGPVAEEKLKEANQAIARLVRS, from the coding sequence ATGCACGGATACGAGGGCCACAAGGACGACCTCCTCAAGCGCCTGCGACGGGCCGAGGGCCAGGTGCGCGGCATCGCGCGCATGGTCGACGACGACCAGTACTGCATCGACATCCTCACCCAGGTCTCGGCGGTGACGAAGGCGCTCGAGAATGTCGCCCTCTCCCTGCTCGACGATCACCTGTCCCACTGCGTCGCCGAAGCCGCCGCGCAGGGCGGCCCCGTCGCGGAAGAGAAGCTCAAAGAAGCCAACCAGGCCATCGCCCGGCTGGTCCGCTCGTAA
- a CDS encoding ABC transporter ATP-binding protein, which yields MILLDDVTLTYPDGDARVTAVDRVTLEGRPGIVTGITGPSGSGKSSLLALAATLIRPDSGRVIVDGTDATRLSASGAAALRGDRIGIVFQQPQLLPALTAREQLRVMAELGGPGRRERRALVRSRVDDLLEAVGLGAVGDRRPAQLSGGQRQRVAIARALVHEPRVLLVDEPTSALDSARGAEIMALLSRLTRERETATLLVTHDLVHAEALDEMVEVVDGRAALVTSRRR from the coding sequence ATGATCCTCCTCGACGACGTCACCCTGACCTACCCCGACGGAGACGCCCGCGTCACCGCCGTCGACCGCGTCACGCTGGAGGGACGGCCGGGCATCGTCACCGGCATCACCGGTCCCTCGGGATCGGGCAAATCCAGCCTGTTGGCCCTCGCCGCCACCCTGATCCGTCCCGACTCGGGGCGGGTGATAGTCGACGGGACGGATGCCACGAGGCTCAGCGCTTCAGGAGCGGCGGCGCTGCGAGGGGACCGCATCGGGATCGTGTTCCAGCAGCCGCAGCTGCTGCCCGCCCTCACCGCCCGCGAGCAGCTGCGGGTGATGGCGGAGCTCGGGGGCCCCGGCCGGCGCGAGCGCCGCGCTCTCGTGCGCTCGCGGGTCGACGACCTGTTGGAGGCCGTCGGACTCGGCGCCGTCGGGGACCGTCGTCCCGCCCAGCTCTCGGGGGGCCAGCGCCAACGCGTGGCGATCGCCCGTGCCCTCGTGCATGAGCCGCGAGTGCTGCTGGTGGACGAGCCGACGAGCGCCCTCGACAGCGCCCGCGGCGCCGAGATCATGGCATTGCTGTCGCGACTGACACGCGAGCGCGAGACGGCGACCCTTCTGGTGACGCACGATCTGGTGCACGCCGAGGCCCTCGACGAGATGGTCGAGGTCGTCGACGGGCGGGCAGCCCTGGTCACCAGCCGTAGGCGTTGA
- a CDS encoding ABC transporter permease produces the protein MYVAWRDLRFARGRFALIGAVVALITLLVGFLSGLTGGLAAQNVSGVLALPGDRLVLHPVDGASATFADSAIEADTVAAWRAAPGVDTVTPVGITQIRAEGPGASTAVALFGLDAGTAFGAPRRDDEVDLSAGAAKALGAAVGDDVSIAGSSYRVAAIQGDEWYSHTPVVALSTAAWTTLAQRLGGTGQPTVLAVTGSPAWDSVAADTGTTASTPLASLTALSTFRSEIGSLALMIAMLFGVSALVVGAFFTVWTMQRSADIAVLKALGASTPALVRDALGQASVVLAIGVGVGIGLTALLGAVAAGSLPFVLSPLTTLAPAAVMIALGLLGAAVSLRTVTSSDPLTALGSTR, from the coding sequence GTGTACGTCGCATGGCGCGATCTGCGGTTCGCCCGCGGGCGATTCGCCCTCATCGGGGCGGTCGTCGCCCTCATCACCCTGCTCGTCGGCTTCCTCTCGGGGCTGACGGGCGGCCTCGCCGCTCAGAACGTCTCGGGCGTGCTCGCCCTCCCCGGGGACCGGCTGGTGCTGCACCCGGTCGACGGCGCGAGCGCGACCTTCGCGGACTCGGCCATCGAGGCCGACACCGTCGCCGCCTGGCGCGCGGCGCCCGGAGTCGACACGGTCACCCCCGTCGGCATCACGCAGATCCGGGCCGAGGGTCCCGGCGCCTCGACCGCCGTCGCCCTTTTCGGCCTCGACGCGGGTACGGCCTTCGGCGCCCCGCGCCGCGACGACGAGGTCGACCTGTCGGCGGGCGCCGCGAAGGCGCTCGGGGCGGCGGTCGGCGACGACGTGTCGATCGCGGGCTCGTCGTACCGCGTGGCCGCGATCCAAGGTGACGAGTGGTACAGCCACACGCCCGTCGTCGCGCTCAGCACGGCGGCCTGGACGACCCTCGCCCAGCGTCTGGGTGGGACGGGGCAGCCGACGGTGCTCGCCGTCACCGGCTCCCCCGCGTGGGATTCCGTGGCCGCCGACACCGGCACCACGGCATCCACCCCCTTGGCGAGTCTCACGGCGCTGTCGACGTTCCGTTCCGAGATCGGTTCGCTCGCGCTGATGATCGCGATGCTCTTCGGCGTCTCGGCCCTCGTGGTCGGAGCCTTCTTCACCGTGTGGACGATGCAGCGCTCGGCCGACATCGCCGTCCTCAAGGCCCTCGGCGCGAGCACCCCCGCCCTCGTGCGCGATGCCCTCGGTCAGGCGTCGGTGGTCCTCGCCATCGGGGTCGGGGTGGGGATCGGTCTGACCGCCCTGCTCGGAGCCGTCGCCGCCGGCTCCCTGCCCTTCGTCCTCAGTCCGCTGACGACCCTCGCGCCCGCGGCGGTCATGATCGCGCTCGGCCTGCTCGGCGCGGCCGTCTCCCTGCGCACCGTCACTTCGTCCGACCCTCTCACCGCCCTCGGGAGCACCCGATGA
- a CDS encoding sensor histidine kinase: protein MSHRPLAPVFTGLRVGLHALFGGLLALVVARVLLTNGSLLALVLAGVLGVVYLAGLWVARSGRSRRSVVWVVALTVVWAALVWLVPEAAYLVFPLFFLYLHVLKGAAGPLAVVGTTALTIAAFAVHGGLTVGGVVGPVVGAGVALLIGLGYGALERRAAEREALMSELIATRGRLAAAEREQGTLAERARLARELHDTVAQGLSSIQMLLHAAERADADGPGIAHVRLARQTAADGLAETRRFIRELAPPSLDRGLGSALERLAAGWGTRERIDVEVEVDAAVSLPMDAQTALLRIAQGALANVAQHARARCVRIRLVPQAGGARLTISDDGVGFDASGAEQAASGTDSFGLRAMRERVDQLDGVLDVDSAPGEGSTITVVLPGGAA, encoded by the coding sequence ATGAGCCATCGACCCCTCGCCCCCGTCTTCACGGGGCTGCGCGTGGGCCTGCACGCCCTCTTCGGGGGCCTGCTCGCCCTCGTCGTCGCGCGCGTCCTGCTGACGAACGGATCGCTGCTCGCCCTCGTGCTCGCCGGCGTGCTGGGGGTCGTGTACCTCGCGGGGCTCTGGGTCGCGCGTTCGGGGCGCTCGCGGCGCAGCGTCGTGTGGGTGGTGGCGCTCACGGTGGTGTGGGCGGCGCTGGTGTGGCTCGTGCCCGAAGCGGCGTACCTCGTGTTCCCCCTGTTCTTCCTGTACCTGCACGTCCTGAAGGGGGCGGCCGGACCGCTCGCCGTCGTCGGCACCACGGCCCTCACGATCGCCGCTTTCGCCGTGCACGGGGGGCTCACCGTGGGCGGGGTCGTCGGTCCGGTCGTCGGGGCGGGGGTGGCGCTGTTGATCGGCCTGGGCTACGGGGCTCTGGAGAGGCGGGCCGCGGAGCGCGAGGCGCTCATGTCCGAACTGATCGCCACGCGCGGTCGGCTCGCCGCCGCCGAGCGCGAGCAGGGGACGCTCGCCGAACGCGCGCGACTCGCCCGCGAACTGCACGACACCGTCGCCCAGGGGCTGTCGAGCATTCAGATGCTGTTGCACGCGGCGGAGCGGGCCGACGCCGACGGCCCCGGGATCGCGCACGTGCGCCTCGCACGCCAGACGGCCGCCGACGGTCTCGCCGAGACGCGTCGGTTTATCCGCGAGCTCGCTCCGCCGAGCCTCGATCGCGGCCTGGGCTCCGCCCTCGAGCGTCTCGCCGCCGGCTGGGGCACTCGCGAGCGCATCGACGTGGAGGTGGAGGTGGATGCCGCGGTCTCGCTGCCGATGGACGCCCAGACCGCCCTGCTCCGCATCGCGCAAGGGGCCCTCGCCAACGTGGCCCAGCACGCGCGGGCGCGCTGCGTGCGCATCCGACTCGTCCCGCAGGCAGGAGGAGCACGGTTGACCATCAGCGACGACGGCGTCGGGTTCGACGCGAGCGGCGCCGAGCAGGCGGCATCCGGGACGGACTCCTTCGGGCTGCGCGCCATGCGCGAGCGCGTCGACCAGCTCGACGGCGTGCTCGATGTGGACAGCGCGCCCGGCGAGGGATCGACCATCACCGTCGTCCTTCCGGGAGGGGCGGCATGA
- a CDS encoding response regulator transcription factor has protein sequence MIRVVIADDHPVVRAGVRALLDAEADIEVVGEAATADEAVALAASLAPELVLMDLQFGERAAGAEATRRVRALAAPPYVLVLTNYDTDGDILGAVEAGASGYLLKDAPPHELLAGVRAAAAGQSALAPAIAGRLLARLREPRVTLSVREIEVVRLVARGASNAEVAARLHITDATVKSHLAHVFSKLGVSSRTAAVSAARALGILR, from the coding sequence ATGATCCGCGTCGTGATCGCCGACGACCACCCGGTGGTGCGGGCGGGTGTGCGCGCTCTGCTCGACGCCGAAGCCGACATCGAGGTGGTGGGCGAGGCGGCCACCGCCGACGAGGCCGTCGCCCTCGCCGCGTCGCTCGCGCCGGAGCTCGTGCTGATGGACCTGCAGTTCGGCGAGCGGGCGGCGGGAGCCGAGGCCACCCGACGGGTGCGGGCGCTCGCTGCGCCGCCGTACGTGCTCGTGTTGACGAACTACGACACCGACGGCGACATCCTCGGCGCCGTCGAGGCGGGAGCCAGCGGGTACTTGCTCAAGGACGCCCCGCCGCACGAGCTCCTCGCCGGCGTCCGTGCCGCTGCGGCCGGCCAGAGCGCTCTGGCCCCGGCGATCGCGGGGCGCCTCCTCGCCCGTCTGCGCGAGCCGCGGGTGACCCTGTCGGTGCGCGAGATCGAGGTGGTGCGTCTCGTCGCGCGAGGCGCCTCGAACGCCGAGGTGGCCGCGCGCCTGCACATCACCGACGCGACGGTGAAGTCGCACCTCGCGCACGTGTTCTCCAAGCTCGGCGTCTCTTCTCGCACCGCCGCCGTCTCGGCGGCTCGAGCCCTCGGCATCCTGCGCTGA
- a CDS encoding bifunctional nuclease family protein has translation MIRVRVVGVALDPAQQHVILLKSVDTAIEGDRVLPVWIGPQEAMSILVAIEGTGSPRPLAHDLMTAMLGELSASVDRVEITHLDEGTFHARVLLNTPVGPRTFDSRPSDAIALAARADAPILVADAVFDEAGVPDDAVELDGDGADEDRVEEFRRFLDHVDPDDFQG, from the coding sequence ATGATCAGGGTGCGCGTCGTCGGGGTCGCGCTCGATCCCGCGCAACAGCACGTCATCCTGTTGAAGTCCGTCGACACCGCGATCGAAGGCGACCGGGTGCTGCCGGTGTGGATCGGACCGCAGGAGGCGATGTCGATCCTCGTCGCGATCGAGGGCACGGGATCGCCGCGCCCCCTCGCGCACGATCTCATGACCGCGATGCTCGGCGAGCTGTCCGCGTCGGTCGACCGGGTGGAGATCACCCATCTCGACGAGGGGACCTTCCACGCGCGCGTGTTGCTGAACACCCCGGTCGGGCCCCGCACGTTCGACTCCCGCCCCTCGGATGCCATCGCCCTCGCCGCCCGTGCCGATGCGCCGATCCTCGTAGCGGATGCCGTCTTCGACGAGGCCGGAGTCCCCGACGACGCCGTGGAGCTCGACGGGGACGGGGCCGACGAGGACCGCGTGGAGGAATTCCGCAGGTTCCTCGACCACGTCGATCCCGACGATTTCCAGGGCTAG
- the gnd gene encoding phosphogluconate dehydrogenase (NAD(+)-dependent, decarboxylating) — translation MQLAMVGLGRMGANIVRRLMRDGHDCVVFDVNQDAVASLVAEGATGATSIADLASKLQKPRAVWLMIPAGLTGKVVDEVAEVLEPGDIIIDGGNSNYRDDVRRAKKLDDSGIHYVDVGTSGGVFGLERGYCLMVGGHDEAVAHLEPVLRTIAPGPGEVERTPGRTGDYTTEERGYLHCGPSGSGHFVKMVHNGIEYGIMAALAEGLNVLNNADAGLHQGEHSAEVAPLEEPEFYQFDIDTARVTELWRRGSVISSWLLDLTAAALAQNPTLDGLAGRVSDSGEGRWTVKAAVDTGVPVPVLAASLFERFASRGEDHFANQVLSAMRLQFGGHQELPAGDVLEAGQKKAESGRD, via the coding sequence ATGCAACTCGCCATGGTCGGACTCGGACGAATGGGCGCCAACATCGTCCGCAGACTCATGAGAGACGGTCACGACTGCGTCGTGTTCGACGTGAATCAGGATGCCGTGGCCTCCCTGGTCGCGGAGGGGGCGACCGGGGCGACGAGCATCGCGGACCTCGCATCAAAGCTGCAGAAGCCCCGCGCCGTCTGGCTCATGATCCCCGCCGGTCTCACCGGAAAGGTCGTCGACGAGGTCGCCGAGGTGCTCGAGCCGGGCGACATCATCATCGACGGCGGCAACTCGAACTACCGTGACGACGTGCGCCGGGCGAAGAAGCTCGACGACAGCGGCATCCACTACGTCGACGTGGGCACCAGCGGTGGCGTGTTCGGTCTCGAGCGCGGGTACTGCCTGATGGTCGGCGGCCATGACGAAGCCGTCGCGCATCTCGAACCCGTCCTGCGCACGATCGCGCCCGGACCGGGGGAGGTCGAGCGCACGCCCGGGCGCACCGGCGACTACACGACCGAGGAGCGCGGCTACCTGCACTGCGGCCCCTCCGGCAGCGGTCACTTCGTGAAGATGGTTCACAACGGCATCGAGTACGGGATCATGGCCGCTCTCGCCGAGGGGCTCAACGTGCTGAACAACGCCGACGCGGGGCTGCACCAGGGCGAGCACTCCGCCGAGGTCGCGCCGCTCGAAGAGCCGGAGTTCTACCAGTTCGACATCGACACCGCCCGGGTCACGGAGCTCTGGCGCCGCGGCTCGGTCATCTCGTCGTGGCTGCTCGACCTCACCGCCGCCGCGCTCGCGCAGAACCCGACGCTCGACGGCCTCGCCGGACGGGTGTCCGACTCGGGAGAGGGTCGCTGGACGGTCAAGGCGGCGGTCGACACGGGCGTGCCCGTGCCGGTGCTGGCGGCGTCGCTGTTCGAGCGCTTCGCCTCGCGCGGCGAGGACCACTTCGCCAATCAGGTGCTCTCGGCGATGCGTCTGCAGTTCGGCGGGCACCAGGAGCTGCCCGCCGGCGACGTGCTCGAGGCCGGTCAGAAGAAGGCCGAGAGCGGCCGCGACTGA